In one Pseudomonas fitomaticsae genomic region, the following are encoded:
- a CDS encoding SEL1-like repeat protein, with protein sequence MKFRSAPESVTSQPPRVTAPKRFSVRVAEWLLDSPRLGDSQNAKHLAGRLLKQPAREGVVAAQSRLGQLMCRECGNARDRRIGQDLLRQAARAGDRRAQQELGLIED encoded by the coding sequence ATGAAGTTTCGTTCAGCTCCAGAATCTGTTACCTCCCAACCCCCTCGTGTTACCGCCCCCAAGCGATTTTCCGTGCGCGTGGCCGAATGGCTGCTCGACAGCCCGCGCCTGGGCGACAGCCAGAATGCCAAGCACCTCGCCGGCCGCCTGCTCAAGCAACCGGCCCGGGAAGGGGTGGTCGCGGCGCAGAGTCGCCTTGGCCAGTTGATGTGCCGCGAGTGCGGCAATGCCCGGGATCGCCGGATCGGCCAGGACCTGCTGCGCCAGGCCGCCCGCGCCGGTGACCGACGCGCGCAACAGGAACTCGGCCTGATCGAAGACTGA
- the cobC gene encoding alpha-ribazole phosphatase family protein: protein MTLRLDLLRHGETELGGGLRGSLDDALTEKGWAQMREAVSGQGPWDRLVSSPLQRCARFAEALSAQRDLPVSLEKNLQELHFGAWEGQSAAALMETDAEALGLFWADPYGFTPPQGEPVSDFSARVLAAVMRLQAAHAGERVLLVSHGGVMRLLLARARGLPREQLLNVEVAHGALFSLIVEADGSLKEVG from the coding sequence ATGACCTTGCGTCTGGATCTGCTGCGCCACGGTGAAACCGAACTCGGCGGCGGCCTGCGCGGCAGTCTCGACGATGCACTGACCGAAAAAGGCTGGGCGCAGATGCGCGAGGCGGTGAGCGGGCAGGGGCCGTGGGACCGGCTGGTCAGTTCGCCGTTGCAGCGTTGTGCGCGGTTTGCTGAAGCGTTGAGTGCGCAGCGGGATCTGCCGGTATCTCTGGAGAAGAATCTGCAGGAACTGCATTTCGGTGCCTGGGAAGGCCAGAGCGCTGCGGCGCTGATGGAAACCGATGCCGAAGCGCTTGGGCTGTTCTGGGCAGATCCGTATGGATTTACCCCGCCGCAGGGTGAGCCGGTCAGCGATTTTTCGGCACGGGTGCTGGCGGCGGTGATGCGACTGCAGGCGGCACACGCGGGTGAGCGGGTATTGCTGGTCAGTCATGGCGGCGTCATGCGTCTGTTGCTGGCGCGGGCCCGTGGTTTGCCCCGTGAGCAACTGCTCAATGTCGAAGTCGCTCACGGCGCGCTGTTTTCGCTGATCGTCGAGGCCGACGGTTCCCTCAAGGAAGTGGGCTGA
- a CDS encoding adenosylcobinamide-GDP ribazoletransferase: MLPLWIALQFLSSLPIRLPGMPAPEQLGRSLLFYPLVGLLFGVILWALNIALAGAPLLLHAALLLTVWVLLSGALHLDGLADSADAWLGGFGDRERTLTIMKDPRSGPIAVVTLVLVLLLKFAALLALIEQQQGMALIIVPLIGRAALLALFLTTTYVRAGGLGQALADHLPRKTGWQVLAVSAAACVVIAGFNAVVALLLAVVVFIWLRHLMVRRLGGTTGDTAGALLELLEMSVLVGLALF; this comes from the coding sequence ATGCTGCCTCTGTGGATCGCCCTGCAATTTCTCAGCAGCCTGCCGATTCGTCTGCCGGGCATGCCGGCGCCTGAACAGCTCGGGCGCTCGCTGCTGTTTTATCCGCTGGTGGGCTTGCTGTTCGGCGTCATTCTCTGGGCGCTGAACATTGCGTTGGCCGGCGCGCCATTGCTGTTACATGCCGCGTTGTTGCTGACGGTGTGGGTGCTGCTCAGCGGCGCGTTGCACCTTGATGGCCTGGCGGACAGCGCTGATGCGTGGCTTGGCGGTTTCGGTGATCGTGAGCGTACGCTGACGATCATGAAGGATCCGCGCAGCGGACCGATCGCCGTCGTGACGCTGGTGTTGGTGTTGCTGCTCAAGTTCGCCGCGTTGCTGGCCTTGATCGAACAGCAGCAGGGTATGGCATTGATCATCGTGCCGCTGATCGGGCGAGCGGCGCTGCTCGCACTGTTCCTCACCACAACCTATGTCCGGGCCGGTGGATTGGGGCAGGCGCTGGCCGATCATCTGCCACGCAAGACGGGTTGGCAGGTGCTGGCGGTGAGTGCGGCGGCGTGTGTGGTGATCGCCGGATTCAACGCTGTCGTGGCGTTGCTGCTGGCGGTTGTCGTGTTCATCTGGCTACGACATCTGATGGTGCGGCGACTGGGCGGAACCACCGGTGATACGGCCGGTGCTTTGCTGGAATTGCTGGAGATGTCAGTGCTGGTCGGGCTGGCCTTGTTTTGA
- the cobT gene encoding nicotinate-nucleotide--dimethylbenzimidazole phosphoribosyltransferase, with amino-acid sequence MTQAWWLNPCKPVDSEAVENAAARQQQLTKPAGSLGQLEAVAVQLAGLQGQIKPKLDQVWIAIFAGDHGVVAEGVSAFPQEVTGQMLLNFVSGGAAISVLARQLGAQLEVVDLGTVTPSLNLPGVRHLNIGPGTANFAKGAAMTRAQGELALQGGRDSVLRAKAAGAQLFIGGEMGIGNTTAASALACALLDCPVAHLTGPGTGLNAEGVSHKAQVIQRALALHAAQRGDALQTLFNLGGFEIAALVGAYLACAQEGVAVLVDGFICTVAALVAVRLNPACREWLLFGHRGAEPGHRHVLETLGAEPLLELGLRLGEGSGAALAVPLLRLACDLHGQMATFAEAAVADRPA; translated from the coding sequence ATGACCCAAGCCTGGTGGCTGAACCCGTGCAAACCGGTGGATAGCGAAGCCGTTGAAAACGCGGCGGCGCGTCAGCAGCAATTGACCAAACCCGCCGGCTCCCTCGGGCAGCTCGAAGCGGTGGCGGTGCAACTGGCCGGATTGCAGGGCCAGATCAAGCCGAAGCTGGATCAGGTCTGGATCGCGATTTTTGCCGGTGACCACGGCGTTGTCGCCGAAGGGGTTTCCGCGTTTCCGCAAGAAGTCACCGGGCAGATGCTGCTGAACTTCGTCAGCGGCGGTGCGGCGATCAGCGTGCTGGCGCGGCAACTCGGCGCGCAGCTGGAAGTCGTGGATCTGGGCACCGTGACGCCGTCGCTGAACCTGCCGGGCGTGCGTCACCTGAACATCGGCCCGGGCACGGCGAATTTCGCCAAGGGCGCGGCGATGACTCGGGCCCAGGGCGAACTCGCCTTGCAGGGCGGTCGCGACAGCGTGCTGCGCGCGAAAGCGGCGGGTGCGCAATTGTTCATCGGCGGCGAAATGGGCATCGGCAACACAACGGCTGCCAGTGCGCTGGCGTGTGCGCTGCTCGATTGCCCGGTGGCGCATCTGACCGGTCCTGGCACCGGACTGAATGCCGAAGGCGTCAGCCACAAAGCGCAGGTGATCCAGCGGGCGCTGGCGCTGCACGCGGCACAACGCGGCGATGCGTTGCAGACGCTGTTCAATCTCGGCGGCTTCGAGATTGCGGCTTTGGTCGGCGCGTATCTGGCCTGTGCTCAGGAAGGTGTGGCGGTGTTGGTGGACGGTTTCATCTGCACGGTGGCGGCGCTGGTGGCGGTACGCCTGAATCCGGCCTGCCGTGAATGGCTGCTGTTCGGTCATCGCGGTGCCGAGCCGGGCCATCGCCATGTGCTGGAAACCCTCGGCGCTGAGCCGCTGCTGGAACTGGGCCTGCGTCTGGGCGAGGGCAGTGGCGCCGCGCTGGCGGTGCCGTTGTTGCGTCTGGCCTGCGACCTGCACGGGCAGATGGCGACCTTCGCCGAAGCGGCGGTGGCGGATCGTCCGGCATGA
- the rmuC gene encoding DNA recombination protein RmuC: MLEERLAMAQMAQDGLTAQLEACRDEIADLGQANASRQADLAAVRREVELLQIERDDARDAAHAWNLERANKEAELRRLDAQAASLNAELREQQESHQQRLDDLQGSRDELRAQFAELAGKIFDEREQRFAETSQQRLGQLLDPLKERIQSFEKRVEESYQAEARERFSLAKELERLQQLNLRLSDEATNLTRALKGQKTQGNWGELILERVLEHAGLEKGREYQTQVNLKGPDGERFQPDVIIYLPGDKQVVVDSKVSLTAYQQYVAADDDAIGQIAMKQHVLSLRSHVKGLAGKDYKRLEGLHSLDFVLLFVPIEAAFSAALQAEPTLFQEAFDRNIVIVSPTTLLATLRVIDSLWKQERQSQNAREIAERAGWLYDKFVLFIQDLDEVGNRLQQLDKAYSAARNKLTEGRGNLVSRSEQLKLLGARASKSLPADLLERAMTDADGLVELPE, encoded by the coding sequence CTGCTCGAAGAGCGGCTGGCCATGGCACAAATGGCCCAGGACGGCCTCACTGCACAACTTGAAGCCTGCCGCGATGAAATCGCCGACCTCGGCCAGGCCAACGCCTCCAGACAAGCGGATCTCGCGGCCGTGCGCCGGGAGGTCGAGCTGTTGCAGATCGAGCGCGATGACGCCCGTGACGCCGCCCACGCCTGGAACCTCGAACGCGCCAACAAGGAAGCCGAATTACGGCGCCTGGACGCCCAGGCGGCTTCGCTGAATGCCGAATTGCGCGAGCAACAGGAAAGTCATCAACAACGCCTGGATGACCTGCAAGGTTCCCGCGACGAGCTGCGCGCCCAGTTCGCCGAACTGGCCGGCAAGATCTTCGATGAGCGCGAACAACGCTTCGCCGAAACCAGCCAGCAACGCCTCGGCCAATTGCTCGACCCGCTTAAGGAGCGCATCCAGTCATTCGAAAAACGCGTCGAGGAAAGCTATCAGGCCGAAGCCCGCGAGCGCTTCTCGCTGGCCAAGGAGCTGGAGCGCTTGCAGCAACTGAACCTGCGCCTCAGCGACGAAGCGACCAACCTGACCCGCGCCCTCAAGGGCCAGAAAACCCAGGGCAACTGGGGTGAGCTGATTCTCGAGCGCGTGCTTGAGCACGCCGGGCTGGAAAAGGGCCGCGAGTATCAGACTCAGGTCAATCTCAAGGGGCCGGACGGCGAGCGTTTCCAGCCGGACGTGATCATTTATCTGCCGGGCGACAAGCAAGTGGTGGTCGACTCCAAGGTCAGCCTTACTGCGTATCAGCAGTACGTCGCGGCGGACGACGATGCCATCGGCCAGATCGCCATGAAGCAGCATGTGCTGTCCTTGCGCAGCCACGTCAAAGGCCTGGCCGGCAAGGATTACAAGCGTCTGGAAGGCTTGCACAGCCTCGATTTCGTCTTGCTGTTCGTGCCCATCGAAGCGGCGTTTTCCGCCGCGTTGCAGGCCGAGCCGACGCTGTTCCAGGAAGCCTTCGACCGCAACATCGTGATCGTCAGCCCGACCACGCTGCTGGCCACTTTGCGAGTCATCGACAGCCTGTGGAAGCAGGAGCGCCAGAGCCAGAACGCCCGGGAAATCGCCGAGCGCGCCGGTTGGCTGTACGACAAGTTCGTGTTGTTCATTCAAGATCTGGACGAAGTCGGCAATCGCTTGCAGCAACTGGACAAAGCCTACAGTGCAGCGCGCAACAAGCTGACAGAAGGGCGCGGCAACCTGGTCAGCCGCAGCGAACAGCTCAAGTTGCTCGGTGCGCGAGCCAGCAAAAGCCTGCCGGCGGATCTGCTGGAACGCGCAATGACCGATGCCGACGGCTTGGTCGAACTGCCTGAATAA
- a CDS encoding OmpP1/FadL family transporter — MKKVMLKTTLSLAVTVASTQIFAAGFAINEHSISGMGTGYAGRSSSADDASTVYGNPAGMSRITREQVTGGVAFLDAKTDISDGSSSPNGGSNKGDMVPFTSVPMGYYVKPIDEHWAFGLGVYVPFGLITDYENGFAGRYFGSKSEVQVITFQPTVSYKFNDVVSIGFGPTINRIDGALESNLSITQAAPDGKVKIKGDDTALGYNIGVLVQATDSTRVGLTYHSKVDYKLEGNTKVNYGVLGAIGLGANQKYDASLKITTPESVDLSVTQAINDQWNVYAGTTWTRWSQLEKITVKNSGVQPFLAGQFGEITEEQNWHDTWAWAVGTSYQLNKEWVLRTGLTFDQAPTNNVDRSPRIPTGDRTIFSIGAGWSPTEDLTIDVAYSYLKEEKVNIRNENDRGQTYNSQYENSANGFGVGATYRF; from the coding sequence ATGAAAAAAGTCATGCTCAAAACCACCCTTAGCCTTGCCGTAACCGTGGCATCCACCCAGATCTTCGCAGCTGGCTTTGCCATCAACGAACACAGCATCAGCGGGATGGGGACTGGGTACGCCGGGCGATCTTCTTCTGCCGACGACGCAAGCACTGTTTACGGCAACCCTGCCGGCATGTCGCGCATCACGCGCGAACAAGTCACTGGCGGTGTTGCATTCCTCGACGCAAAAACCGATATCAGCGATGGCAGCTCCAGCCCGAACGGCGGCAGCAACAAAGGCGATATGGTGCCCTTCACCTCCGTACCTATGGGCTACTACGTCAAGCCGATCGACGAGCATTGGGCATTCGGTCTGGGTGTGTACGTTCCCTTCGGCCTGATTACCGATTATGAAAACGGCTTCGCCGGTCGCTACTTCGGCAGCAAGTCCGAAGTACAGGTCATTACCTTCCAGCCGACCGTGAGCTACAAGTTCAACGACGTCGTGTCGATCGGTTTCGGCCCGACCATCAACCGCATCGACGGTGCGTTGGAATCCAATCTGTCGATCACTCAGGCTGCGCCGGATGGCAAGGTCAAGATCAAGGGTGACGACACCGCACTGGGCTACAACATCGGCGTGCTGGTACAGGCTACCGACAGCACTCGCGTGGGTCTGACCTATCACTCGAAAGTCGACTACAAGCTCGAAGGCAACACCAAGGTCAACTACGGTGTGCTGGGTGCAATCGGTCTGGGCGCGAACCAGAAGTACGACGCTTCGCTGAAGATCACCACGCCTGAGTCCGTGGACCTCTCGGTCACTCAAGCGATCAACGACCAGTGGAACGTCTATGCCGGTACCACCTGGACCCGTTGGAGCCAGCTGGAAAAGATCACCGTCAAGAACTCCGGTGTTCAGCCGTTCCTGGCTGGCCAGTTCGGCGAGATCACCGAAGAACAGAACTGGCATGACACCTGGGCCTGGGCCGTCGGCACCTCCTACCAGCTGAACAAGGAATGGGTACTGCGCACCGGCCTGACCTTCGATCAGGCGCCGACCAACAACGTCGACCGCTCGCCACGCATCCCGACCGGCGACCGGACCATCTTCAGTATCGGTGCCGGCTGGAGCCCGACCGAAGACCTGACCATCGACGTTGCCTACTCGTACCTGAAGGAAGAGAAGGTCAACATCCGCAACGAAAACGATCGTGGCCAGACCTACAACTCCCAGTATGAAAACTCGGCAAACGGCTTCGGTGTCGGCGCAACCTACCGCTTCTGA
- a CDS encoding MFS transporter: MSSMWRTCGWVLLGSALILALSLGVRHGFGLFLSPMSAQFGWGREVFAFAIALQNLIWGLAQPFTGALADRFGAAKVVLIGGVLYALGLVFMGLSETALGLSLSAGLLIGIGLSGTSFSVILGVVGRAVPPEKRSMGMGIASAAGSFGQFAMLPGTLGLIGWLGWSAALLVLGLLVALIVPLVSMLKDKPLPVLGHEQTLSEALREACSHSGFWLLAFGFFVCGFQVVFIGVHLPAYLVDQHLPASVGTTVLALIGLFNIFGTYTAGWLGGRMSKPRLLTGLYLLRAVVIVLFLWLPVTTTSAYLFGMAMGFLWLSTVPLTNGTVATLFGVRNLSMLGGIVFLFHQLGSFLGGWLGGVVYDRTGSYDLIWQVAVLLSLLAAALNWPVRERPVERLQPRASAA, from the coding sequence ATGAGTTCGATGTGGCGTACGTGCGGTTGGGTGTTGCTGGGGAGTGCGCTGATTCTGGCGTTGTCGTTGGGCGTGCGGCACGGTTTCGGGCTGTTTTTGTCGCCAATGAGCGCCCAGTTCGGCTGGGGCCGTGAGGTGTTCGCCTTCGCCATCGCCTTGCAGAATCTGATCTGGGGGCTGGCGCAGCCGTTTACCGGCGCACTGGCCGACCGCTTTGGCGCCGCAAAAGTCGTGCTGATCGGCGGCGTGCTCTACGCCTTGGGCCTGGTGTTCATGGGACTCTCGGAAACGGCGTTGGGCCTGTCCCTGAGTGCCGGTTTGCTGATCGGCATCGGTCTGTCCGGCACCTCGTTCTCGGTCATTCTTGGCGTGGTCGGCCGCGCCGTGCCACCGGAAAAACGCAGCATGGGCATGGGCATCGCCAGTGCTGCCGGGTCTTTCGGCCAGTTCGCCATGCTGCCGGGCACCCTCGGGCTGATTGGTTGGCTCGGATGGTCGGCGGCGTTGCTGGTGCTGGGTTTGCTGGTGGCGCTGATCGTGCCGCTGGTGAGCATGCTCAAGGACAAACCGCTGCCGGTGCTCGGGCATGAGCAAACCCTGTCCGAAGCCTTGCGCGAGGCCTGCTCGCATTCCGGTTTCTGGCTGCTGGCGTTCGGCTTCTTCGTCTGCGGATTTCAGGTGGTGTTCATTGGCGTGCACCTGCCGGCGTATCTGGTCGACCAGCACCTGCCGGCCAGCGTCGGCACCACGGTGCTGGCATTGATCGGTCTGTTCAACATCTTCGGCACTTACACCGCCGGCTGGCTCGGCGGGCGGATGTCCAAACCGCGTCTGCTGACCGGGTTGTACCTGTTGCGCGCCGTGGTGATCGTGCTGTTCCTGTGGCTGCCGGTGACGACGACTTCAGCCTATCTGTTCGGCATGGCCATGGGCTTCCTGTGGTTGTCGACGGTGCCGTTGACCAACGGTACGGTGGCGACCTTGTTTGGCGTGCGAAACCTGTCCATGCTCGGCGGTATCGTGTTCCTGTTCCATCAGTTGGGTTCGTTCCTCGGCGGCTGGCTGGGCGGGGTGGTGTATGACCGGACCGGGAGTTATGACTTGATCTGGCAAGTGGCGGTTCTCTTGAGCCTGCTGGCGGCCGCGCTGAACTGGCCGGTGCGCGAGCGTCCGGTCGAGCGCCTGCAACCGCGTGCGAGCGCTGCATGA
- a CDS encoding cobyric acid synthase, which yields MTTLMVQGTTSDAGKSTLVTALCRWATRQGVAVVPFKPQNMALNSAVTADGGEIGRAQAVQAQAAFLEPHTDMNPVLLKPNSDTGAQVIIHGRAVTSMNAVAYHDYKAIAMQAVLASHERLSAAYPLVMVEGAGSPAEINLRAGDIANMGFAEAVDCPVLLIADINRGGVFAHLVGTLELLSPSEQARVKGFIINRFRGDIALLQPGLDWLEQRTGKPVVGVLPYVMDLHLEAEDGIDQRQTDKAEQVLKVVVPVLPRISNHTDFDPLRLHPQVDLQFIGPGQAIPPADLIILPGSKSVRSDLAYLRANGWESAIRRHLRYGGKLLGICGGLQMLGEQVHDPLGLEGAPGSSAGLGLLAFETQLEAEKQLRNVRGRLALEDAEVSGYEIHAGVTTGAALENAAVHLDDGRCDGAQSLDGQIFGTYLHGLFESPAASVALLRWAGLNDVQEVDYHGLRERDIERLADLVEKHLDTDLLGELCGIQAGCDGLFAGKPAPTGC from the coding sequence ATGACCACTTTAATGGTGCAGGGCACCACCTCCGACGCCGGCAAAAGTACGCTAGTGACGGCGCTCTGTCGCTGGGCAACCCGTCAGGGCGTTGCCGTGGTGCCGTTCAAACCGCAGAACATGGCGCTCAACAGCGCGGTGACTGCCGACGGCGGCGAGATCGGCCGCGCGCAAGCGGTGCAGGCCCAGGCGGCGTTTCTCGAGCCGCACACCGACATGAACCCGGTGCTGCTCAAACCCAACAGCGACACCGGCGCCCAGGTCATCATTCATGGCCGCGCGGTCACCAGCATGAACGCCGTCGCCTATCACGACTACAAAGCCATCGCCATGCAGGCGGTGCTCGCCTCCCATGAGCGCTTGAGCGCCGCGTATCCGCTGGTGATGGTCGAAGGCGCGGGTTCGCCGGCAGAGATCAATCTGCGCGCCGGCGATATCGCCAACATGGGCTTCGCCGAAGCGGTGGATTGCCCGGTGCTGTTGATCGCCGATATCAATCGTGGCGGCGTGTTTGCCCATCTGGTGGGCACGCTGGAACTGCTGTCACCGAGCGAACAGGCGCGAGTCAAAGGCTTCATCATCAACCGCTTTCGCGGCGACATCGCCTTGCTGCAACCGGGTCTCGACTGGCTGGAACAGCGCACCGGCAAACCGGTGGTGGGCGTGCTGCCGTACGTGATGGACCTGCATCTGGAGGCCGAGGACGGCATCGACCAGCGCCAGACCGACAAAGCTGAGCAAGTCCTGAAAGTGGTGGTGCCGGTGCTGCCGCGCATCAGCAACCACACCGATTTCGATCCGCTGCGCCTGCATCCGCAGGTGGATCTGCAATTCATCGGGCCTGGGCAAGCGATTCCACCGGCCGATCTGATCATTCTTCCGGGCTCGAAAAGCGTGCGCAGTGACCTGGCGTATCTGCGCGCCAATGGTTGGGAGTCGGCCATCCGCCGTCACCTGCGTTACGGCGGCAAGTTGCTCGGGATCTGCGGCGGTCTGCAAATGCTCGGTGAGCAAGTGCATGATCCGCTGGGCCTTGAGGGCGCGCCGGGTTCCAGCGCCGGTCTGGGCCTGCTGGCGTTTGAAACGCAGCTCGAAGCCGAGAAACAGTTGCGCAATGTGCGCGGGCGTCTGGCGCTGGAAGATGCCGAGGTCAGCGGTTATGAAATTCATGCCGGCGTGACCACGGGAGCGGCGCTGGAAAATGCTGCCGTGCATCTGGACGACGGTCGCTGCGACGGCGCGCAAAGTCTCGACGGGCAGATTTTCGGCACCTACCTGCATGGCCTGTTCGAATCGCCGGCGGCCAGTGTGGCGCTGTTGCGCTGGGCCGGTCTCAACGATGTACAGGAGGTGGATTACCACGGCCTGCGCGAACGCGATATCGAGCGGCTGGCGGATTTGGTGGAGAAGCATCTCGATACCGATCTGTTGGGTGAACTCTGTGGCATCCAGGCCGGATGTGATGGCCTCTTCGCGGGCAAGCCCGCTCCCACAGGGTGCTGA
- a CDS encoding glutathione peroxidase, whose product MLKRWCAVPALLMALTGLAQAADCPDLLQGSLPKLRAKESIDLCQRYADKPLVVINTASFCGFAPQFEGLEALNQRYKAQGLEMLGVPSNDFKQESKDSAETAKVCYANYGVTFTMTEPQKVRGDDATHLFQVLAKQSSAPKWNFYKYVIDRQGKVIANFSSLTKPDDPEFLAAIEKAIASKPLKP is encoded by the coding sequence ATGCTCAAGCGCTGGTGTGCTGTTCCCGCGTTGCTGATGGCGTTGACCGGACTGGCCCAGGCCGCAGACTGTCCGGATCTGTTGCAAGGTTCGTTGCCCAAGCTGCGGGCCAAGGAATCCATCGACCTGTGTCAGCGCTACGCCGACAAACCGCTGGTGGTGATCAACACGGCCAGCTTCTGTGGTTTCGCGCCGCAGTTCGAGGGGCTCGAAGCGCTCAATCAGCGCTACAAGGCCCAGGGCCTGGAAATGCTCGGCGTGCCGTCCAATGACTTCAAACAGGAGTCCAAGGACAGCGCCGAGACTGCCAAGGTCTGCTACGCCAACTACGGCGTGACGTTCACCATGACCGAGCCGCAGAAGGTCCGGGGTGACGATGCGACTCACTTGTTCCAGGTGCTGGCCAAGCAGAGCAGCGCACCGAAGTGGAATTTCTACAAATACGTCATCGACCGTCAGGGCAAGGTGATCGCCAACTTCTCCAGCCTGACCAAGCCGGATGATCCGGAATTTCTGGCGGCCATCGAGAAAGCCATTGCCTCCAAACCGCTGAAACCCTGA
- the cobD gene encoding threonine-phosphate decarboxylase CobD, producing the protein MLEHGGRLRRAALEYGIAEEDWLDLSTGLAPWPFPVPEIPLRAWARLPENDDGLEQAACDYYGASQVLPVAGSQMAIQLLPRLRRAGKVGVLSPCYAEHAEAWRRSGYIVREVLEQEVDFFLDSLDVLVVVNPNNPTGLNLTPARLLDWHARLAQRGGWLVVDEAFMDNTPQLSLAPHAHQVGLIVLRSFGKFFGLAGVRLGFVLAERKLLRLLAEQVGPWAVSGPTRVLGQACLRDTEGHTRQRIRSDEASERLAALLERHGFKPQGGCALFQWLITEQAAALHEFMARRGILLRLFAHNSSLRFGLPADAADEARLEQALQAFAKDCAMENKPA; encoded by the coding sequence ATGCTTGAGCACGGTGGCCGGTTGCGCAGGGCGGCGCTCGAATACGGCATCGCGGAAGAAGACTGGCTTGACCTGTCCACGGGGCTTGCGCCGTGGCCGTTTCCGGTCCCGGAGATTCCGCTGCGGGCGTGGGCGCGGTTGCCGGAAAACGATGACGGTCTGGAGCAGGCCGCCTGCGATTACTACGGCGCCAGCCAGGTGCTGCCGGTAGCCGGTTCGCAGATGGCCATTCAACTGCTGCCGCGATTGCGCCGGGCCGGCAAGGTCGGCGTGCTGTCGCCGTGTTATGCCGAGCATGCCGAAGCCTGGCGACGTAGTGGTTACATCGTCCGCGAAGTGCTGGAGCAGGAAGTCGACTTCTTTCTCGACAGCCTCGACGTGTTGGTGGTGGTCAATCCGAACAATCCCACGGGCCTGAACCTGACCCCGGCGCGGTTGCTCGACTGGCATGCGCGGTTGGCCCAGCGCGGCGGCTGGCTGGTGGTTGACGAAGCGTTCATGGACAACACCCCGCAGCTGAGCCTCGCCCCGCATGCGCATCAAGTGGGTTTGATCGTGCTGCGTTCGTTCGGCAAGTTTTTCGGGCTGGCCGGTGTGCGGCTGGGGTTTGTGCTGGCCGAGCGCAAGTTGCTCCGGTTGCTGGCCGAGCAGGTCGGACCCTGGGCGGTCAGCGGACCGACCCGAGTACTGGGGCAGGCCTGTCTGCGCGACACCGAAGGCCATACCCGCCAGCGGATCCGCAGCGACGAGGCCAGCGAACGATTGGCTGCGCTGCTTGAGCGCCATGGCTTCAAACCGCAGGGCGGCTGCGCGCTGTTTCAGTGGCTGATCACCGAACAGGCCGCCGCGCTGCACGAATTCATGGCTCGTCGCGGCATTCTCCTGCGCCTCTTCGCGCACAACAGCAGCCTGCGATTCGGGCTGCCCGCCGATGCCGCCGACGAGGCGCGCCTTGAGCAAGCCCTGCAAGCATTTGCCAAGGACTGCGCTATGGAAAACAAACCAGCATGA
- a CDS encoding MarR family winged helix-turn-helix transcriptional regulator — translation MLPSQCLCTNLRRAARGVSRHYDGALDGFGINVAQYSLLCNLQRLDQPSISELAEAMGLDRSTLGRNLRVLEGEGLVALAEGEDMRNRIVRLTETGAQRLAAALPAWEAAQQRLIDRLGAEKRETLLRLLDELA, via the coding sequence ATGCTTCCTTCTCAGTGTTTGTGCACCAACCTGCGTCGCGCCGCGCGTGGCGTCAGCAGGCATTACGACGGCGCTCTCGACGGCTTCGGGATCAACGTTGCCCAGTATTCTTTGCTGTGCAACCTGCAGCGGCTGGATCAGCCGAGCATTTCCGAACTGGCCGAAGCGATGGGCCTGGATCGCAGCACCCTCGGGCGCAATCTGCGGGTGCTGGAAGGCGAGGGCCTGGTGGCGCTGGCCGAGGGCGAGGACATGCGCAACCGCATCGTCCGGCTCACCGAAACCGGTGCGCAACGCCTTGCAGCGGCCCTGCCGGCCTGGGAAGCGGCGCAGCAGCGGTTGATCGACCGACTGGGTGCCGAGAAGCGTGAAACCTTGCTGCGGCTGTTGGATGAACTGGCCTGA
- the cobU gene encoding bifunctional adenosylcobinamide kinase/adenosylcobinamide-phosphate guanylyltransferase, producing the protein MLQLILGGARSGKSRLAEKLATDSALAVTYIATSQPLDGEMNERVAHHRARRPVEWALIEEPLELARVLRENADPERCLLVDCLTLWLTNLLMLEDAERLAAEREALLECLASLPGEIIFVSNETGMGVVPLGELTRRYVDEAGWLHQALAERCQRVVLTVAGLPLTLKGPAL; encoded by the coding sequence ATGCTCCAGTTGATCCTCGGCGGCGCACGCTCCGGTAAAAGTCGTCTGGCGGAAAAACTCGCCACCGACAGCGCGCTGGCCGTGACGTACATCGCCACCAGCCAGCCGCTGGATGGCGAGATGAATGAGCGCGTCGCCCATCATCGCGCCCGTCGTCCTGTTGAATGGGCGTTGATTGAAGAACCGCTGGAACTGGCCCGTGTACTGCGCGAAAACGCTGACCCCGAACGTTGCCTGCTGGTGGATTGCCTGACGCTGTGGCTGACCAACCTGCTGATGCTCGAAGACGCCGAACGCCTCGCCGCCGAGCGCGAGGCCCTGCTCGAATGCCTGGCGTCGCTGCCGGGTGAAATCATTTTTGTCAGCAACGAGACCGGAATGGGTGTCGTGCCGCTGGGCGAATTGACTCGCCGCTACGTCGATGAAGCCGGTTGGCTGCATCAAGCTCTGGCCGAGCGTTGTCAGCGAGTCGTCCTGACGGTCGCCGGCCTGCCCCTGACTCTGAAAGGACCTGCGTTATGA